agtttccAAAGGTAgaagtgtttttcaaaaaatagattataatatagtattttcttttttcatctctatttttttttctatcacaAGCTAGATGACTGCATTATTAGTTACCACCACTACAAGCTAAAATGTCTCTGGAATACTCTGCCTCCATCTTCTGACTGCTCAGGGAAATGCAGTGACTAGTTGGTATTCAGACTCCTTaactcacagaatcatagaatggcttgagCCAGAAGAGATCTTAAAGGCCTTTTAAtttcacaaaatgttttatattttcaacCAAGGCTTTGAATATTTGGGTGAAACTTCATTGAATTCAGTCATTGTCTTTGCTAGCTAATACTGACAAATGTTGCTTTCTATTGACAAAtcatttttcttacagatttcTGAAATAGAATTCAGGactttttaatatctttaaCACAACACTTGAATTCCTACCTGATTAATGCAGAAGGTTTTGATGACAGAGTGTCACTTTATACAGCAAAGGTTTGGTATTGGTTTTCCACATACTTTTTTCTCACTTAACTGTCTGTGACTACTTAATTTTTCTAGGTTTGACACTTGCATTACCAGTTAGTAAATTTGCCTTCTTTCTTACTCTTTTGACATAAAGCTCTTCATAAATAAGCTTTGacaaaaactaatttttttttattttagagagcAACATTAATGCATCCCACTTACTCCTTGTATTTGGATTTCAGACCCAGTGCTGCAACCAGATGTTGAGTGCTCTGCACTCACTATAAATGACAACTGATTTTTGTTAATGCAGTAAgatgggaaaattaatttatgcagTTCAATATCATATTGTATGATGCCTGTGTATCCACACAGCTagagcagaaagcaaattaCTCATTTATTTGATTGCTGATagataaagcaaataaaataaagaaataaatcttttttcaatttctcaacttcaaatgaaaaaatattcaaggcAAGGCCATGCACAGAGCAACCTTTCCATCCGTATTTGTCTCATCTGTCATGTTCACATCTAACCCCTTAATTTCCCAGAACTGGAACAGGTTTAAGGTGGCCCTCTCTGGGTCTAAAGTTCAACTCTCAGTCTTGCAAGGATGTGTGTGTATGTAGAGAAGTCAGTGGAGATCTGCAGGTGACGAAAATCTACTGATATGCTGCATTCATTTGACtgtttttccaagttttctGAGCCAATGTTTCACAGAGCAGTAGACCATAGAAGAAAGACCAAATCATGTCAAATGTGAGGATGAAGATGCCTTAGGGGGGTAGACTGCTCTCACTGTGGTACTGTACCACACCTTGCATCACCAACGCAATCACAAAATGTGGCAAAATAGAGGGATGCCAGAGCCAGCTACAAATTGCTCCTCAGTATTAATTGTCCAATTCCATGTGTCCCTACCAGGTCTTCTGGAGGATGGGAAATTGGCTCACACAGGTGTATCTACAGCATCAGCCACAGCTGGAATGCTGAGCACTGAGAAGAGGAACAACTGTGGCTCTCAGTGTGCAAACACCATAGTTCACAGCATGGGAACTACAACACAGAGACAGAATGGCTTCAGGACCACAGAGGTATGAGTATAATTATGCTCCCTAATGCCCAGCACTTTCTTCAAATTCAAGGTCTAAGTTGCTTTTGTGACAGCCTTTCTCTTTGTAGTGAAACTGTATTTAATGTCTTGAGTTATGAGTAAATGGCTGCACTATAGCCGTGGCATGATTGAACTGAGGACCCCTGGCAGTGCTTCATGCCTGAACGACCACAGAATTGATGTTTAAT
The sequence above is drawn from the Parus major isolate Abel chromosome 2, Parus_major1.1, whole genome shotgun sequence genome and encodes:
- the BAALC gene encoding brain and acute leukemia cytoplasmic protein, which translates into the protein MWQNRGMPEPATNCSSVLIVQFHVSLPGLLEDGKLAHTGVSTASATAGMLSTEKRNNCGSQCANTIVHSMGTTTQRQNGFRTTESKWDTQKMSTQELAINVTKGIRQSDRRKTKNCAN